A DNA window from Rhodococcus sp. Z13 contains the following coding sequences:
- a CDS encoding MFS transporter — MGGAYRELFAEPGAAAFCAAGFVARLPIAMVGIGIVTMFSQLEGDYALGGALSALFALSYALLTPLVSRAVDRYGQHRILPVASAVSVAATVAMLAGVRLGVPTPWLFACAIPAGLMPTIGAMVRARWTQLYGGTPRLRTAFALEAVIDELCFIVGPALSVGLSVAVFPEAGPLLGAVLLLVGTLALAAQRRTEPPVQVAGGGEERGNVLCLPVLLAIVAVMGAMGVVFAVIDVAAVAFTAERGTPGAATLAVSLFATGSAISGLVFGSRVGTAAPTRQLLVVTGALAVLLCPLLAAGSIPVLSAFYFVAGCAVSPIMIVATSLTQQVVPAAQLTESITWTVAGLGVGVAAGSALVGQVIDRTDAGTGYLVAVGAGILAVTCAAGIHLRTRLE, encoded by the coding sequence ATGGGTGGCGCGTACCGCGAGTTGTTCGCCGAGCCCGGAGCGGCGGCCTTCTGCGCGGCCGGTTTCGTGGCGCGGTTGCCGATCGCGATGGTGGGCATCGGCATCGTCACGATGTTCTCGCAGCTCGAGGGCGACTACGCGCTCGGCGGTGCCCTCTCGGCCCTGTTCGCGTTGTCCTACGCGCTGCTCACCCCGCTGGTCTCGCGGGCGGTCGACCGGTACGGCCAGCACCGGATCCTGCCCGTCGCCTCCGCCGTCAGCGTCGCCGCGACCGTCGCGATGCTCGCCGGGGTGCGTCTCGGGGTGCCCACCCCGTGGCTGTTCGCGTGCGCGATCCCGGCCGGACTCATGCCCACCATCGGTGCGATGGTGCGCGCCCGGTGGACGCAGCTCTACGGCGGCACCCCGCGTCTGCGCACCGCCTTCGCGCTCGAGGCGGTGATCGACGAACTGTGCTTCATCGTCGGGCCGGCGCTGTCGGTGGGCCTGAGCGTCGCGGTCTTCCCGGAGGCCGGACCCCTGCTCGGTGCGGTCCTGCTGCTCGTGGGCACCCTCGCGCTCGCCGCGCAACGCCGCACCGAACCGCCCGTGCAGGTCGCCGGGGGCGGGGAGGAGCGGGGCAACGTCCTGTGCCTGCCCGTCCTCCTCGCGATCGTCGCGGTGATGGGCGCGATGGGCGTGGTGTTCGCGGTGATCGACGTGGCCGCCGTCGCCTTCACCGCCGAACGCGGCACCCCCGGCGCCGCGACCCTGGCGGTCTCGCTGTTCGCCACCGGTTCGGCGATCAGCGGGTTGGTGTTCGGCTCCCGGGTGGGGACGGCCGCACCCACCCGCCAGCTGCTGGTCGTGACCGGGGCCCTCGCCGTGCTGCTGTGCCCGCTCCTGGCCGCCGGGTCGATACCCGTCCTGTCCGCCTTCTACTTCGTCGCCGGGTGCGCCGTGTCGCCCATCATGATCGTCGCGACCTCACTGACCCAGCAGGTCGTGCCCGCCGCGCAGCTCACCGAGAGCATCACCTGGACGGTCGCGGGGCTCGGTGTCGGCGTCGCAGCCGGATCGGCGCTGGTCGGGCAGGTCATCGACCGCACCGACGCCGGCACGGGCTATCTCGTGGCCGTCGGCGCCGGGATCCTCGCCGTCACCTGCGCCGCCGGGATCCACCTGCGGACCCGGTTAGAGTGA
- a CDS encoding tocopherol cyclase family protein → MNTASFSPRSLLSRYRASGADLPFGNPLAAHGVAMEGYFWRFTLPDTGRVVIALCGVNRPGDGARWATLGLAAHPGGFLRTTAHPEGSADPHRLGADAGDAFHGDAARVRMDLGEDARLDVRVTSPRPWPRRRFGASSVFHSVPALNQYWHPWLLDGVAEGHAILGDEKWDLTGAHVYAEKNWGKEGFPDSWWWGQAHGFADPGACVAFGGGQVHAGPLSTEVTALVVALPDGRLVRLGNPVTSPVRATVGDESWVLRGRNARWSVEVVASAPLGAAHVLPVPLPSERRNVAGSIEHLAGSLSVTVRERDRLVWADESPLAALEHGGLDRARAELARRGAPADATDAPPVT, encoded by the coding sequence GTGAACACGGCGTCCTTCTCCCCTCGGTCCCTGCTGTCGCGCTACCGCGCCTCGGGCGCGGATCTGCCCTTCGGCAATCCTCTCGCCGCGCACGGCGTCGCGATGGAGGGTTACTTCTGGCGGTTCACTCTGCCCGACACCGGGCGTGTGGTCATCGCCCTGTGCGGGGTCAATCGGCCCGGCGACGGCGCGCGGTGGGCGACGCTGGGCCTGGCCGCGCATCCGGGAGGCTTCCTCCGCACCACGGCGCATCCGGAGGGATCCGCCGATCCGCATCGGCTCGGTGCCGACGCCGGCGACGCCTTCCACGGCGACGCGGCGCGGGTCCGGATGGATCTCGGTGAGGACGCCCGCCTCGACGTGCGTGTCACGTCACCGCGCCCCTGGCCCCGGCGGCGCTTCGGCGCGTCGAGCGTCTTCCATTCGGTGCCGGCCCTGAACCAGTACTGGCATCCGTGGCTGCTCGACGGGGTGGCCGAGGGCCACGCGATCCTCGGCGACGAGAAGTGGGACCTCACCGGAGCGCACGTCTACGCCGAGAAGAACTGGGGAAAGGAGGGTTTCCCCGATTCGTGGTGGTGGGGGCAGGCGCACGGATTCGCCGACCCGGGTGCCTGCGTGGCGTTCGGGGGCGGGCAGGTGCACGCGGGGCCGTTGAGCACCGAGGTCACCGCCCTGGTCGTCGCGCTACCCGACGGCCGTCTGGTGCGCCTGGGCAATCCCGTCACCTCCCCGGTGCGGGCGACGGTCGGCGACGAGAGCTGGGTGCTGCGGGGACGCAACGCACGCTGGTCCGTGGAGGTGGTGGCGAGCGCACCCCTCGGCGCCGCGCACGTACTGCCGGTGCCGCTCCCCTCCGAGCGCCGCAACGTCGCCGGGTCGATCGAACATCTCGCCGGATCCCTGAGCGTCACCGTCCGTGAGCGCGACCGGCTGGTGTGGGCGGACGAATCCCCCCTCGCGGCGCTCGAACACGGCGGCCTCGACCGGGCGCGGGCGGAGCTCGCGCGGCGCGGGGCCCCCGCCGACGCGACGGACGCCCCGCCCGTGACGTGA
- a CDS encoding ROK family transcriptional regulator: MSVPTLSPSTSLPSRSPAPRRAATTLTRGTARATVGRTRTLRPAAAQVRIVPPDLRIADGTGASVFRVAANRGPVSRDLIAKVTGSSIATVNRQVSALLAAGLLRERADLAESGAIGRPRVPVEVDHERYLTIGIHIGAVTTGIVASDLRGRIIGAVEVPTPSGDQDAALASITASAKAFAGRWHRRIPLWAGVALGGRVDSTTGIVTHPRLGWTDARVGTIVGGGLGLPVSVAAHVEAMAASELLLTPDRDAPETKGTGLYFYARETAGVAITFDGKVHTPTGGPGSVSHLPTGSSAPCSCGGTGCLEATVSDQALVRRARAEGVLPDRDDVTIQSLYRLARDGSEPAHALLVERATVLGRTVGMLRDLFNPDRVILGGQAFTEYPAAVPHVAKAFAKATTLPRKDIRITGFGNRVQAHAAGVVSLSSIYSDPLAAMKRADVA; this comes from the coding sequence TTCCCCGGCGCCGCGCCGCGCCGCGACCACACTGACCCGCGGAACCGCTCGGGCCACCGTCGGCCGGACCCGGACGCTCCGCCCGGCAGCGGCCCAGGTCAGGATCGTGCCGCCGGACCTGCGCATCGCCGACGGCACCGGTGCCTCCGTCTTCCGCGTCGCCGCCAACCGCGGCCCCGTCTCCCGCGACCTGATCGCCAAGGTCACCGGATCGAGCATCGCGACCGTCAACCGCCAGGTGTCCGCGCTGCTGGCCGCCGGCCTGCTGCGCGAGCGCGCCGACCTCGCCGAGTCGGGTGCCATCGGCCGCCCGCGCGTGCCCGTCGAGGTCGACCACGAGCGCTACCTCACCATCGGCATCCACATCGGTGCGGTCACCACCGGCATCGTCGCCAGCGACCTGCGCGGCCGCATCATCGGCGCGGTGGAGGTGCCCACCCCGAGCGGTGACCAGGACGCCGCGCTCGCGTCGATCACGGCCAGCGCCAAGGCTTTTGCGGGACGCTGGCACCGCCGCATCCCGCTCTGGGCCGGTGTCGCCCTCGGTGGCCGCGTCGACTCGACCACCGGCATCGTGACCCACCCGCGTCTCGGCTGGACCGACGCCCGGGTCGGAACGATCGTCGGCGGCGGACTCGGCCTGCCGGTGTCGGTGGCCGCCCACGTCGAGGCGATGGCCGCCTCCGAACTCCTGCTCACCCCGGACCGCGACGCCCCGGAGACCAAGGGCACCGGCCTCTACTTCTACGCCCGCGAGACCGCCGGTGTGGCAATCACTTTCGACGGCAAGGTGCACACCCCCACCGGTGGCCCGGGTTCCGTCTCGCACCTGCCCACCGGCTCGTCGGCGCCGTGCTCGTGCGGAGGCACCGGCTGCCTCGAGGCCACGGTGAGCGACCAGGCCCTCGTGCGCCGGGCGCGCGCCGAAGGCGTCCTGCCGGACCGGGACGACGTGACGATCCAGTCGCTGTACCGGCTCGCGCGGGACGGTTCGGAACCGGCCCACGCGCTGCTCGTCGAACGGGCGACCGTGCTCGGCCGCACCGTCGGGATGCTGCGCGACCTGTTCAACCCCGACCGCGTCATCCTCGGCGGCCAGGCGTTCACCGAGTACCCGGCCGCGGTCCCGCACGTCGCCAAGGCGTTCGCGAAGGCTACGACCCTGCCGCGCAAGGACATCCGCATCACCGGCTTCGGCAACCGGGTGCAGGCCCACGCCGCGGGTGTCGTCTCGCTGAGCTCGATCTACTCCGATCCGCTCGCCGCGATGAAGCGCGCCGACGTCGCCTGA